In Chitinibacter sp. SCUT-21, a single genomic region encodes these proteins:
- a CDS encoding [protein-PII] uridylyltransferase, producing MRSVTAIRESYATAKAALRERFTVPSKAAPLLGELARLTDTTLSELWNRHEFNSEVLLAAVGGYGRGELYPSSDIDLLILLPDQPSPALLEKLEIFVGELWDIGLEVGHSVRTIADCLNEAEKDITVQTALLESRLLVGDEARFASFMDTVHQHIDPKEFFDAKLIEQQARYGKFQNATYKLEPNIKEAPGGLRDLHLIGWIAASQRLGRDWHALAALGMLTFEENQKLCEAERVLRTYRIALHWRARRREDRILFDYQHPLAKEFGFDDLSAAGRITQRASEALMAEYYLAARIVTQLVPVLVQALRARIFSFIGRQTIQICNDFQIRDDLLEITDPALFERKPESILALFLHFEQRREARDIAPETLRALWHARHKIDDDFLANPHNRQLFIALFREPRGLTRILRRMNQYGVLGRYIPEFGDIVGRMQHDLFHVYTVDEHTLMVLRNVRRFAVNAFTHEYPLCSRLLEEFERPEVLYLAALFHDIGKGRGGDHSQLGAAITRHWVEQHPLPQDDRDLIVWLVTHHLTMSSIAQKQDVYDPDVIAEFAALVKDQRHLNALYLLTVADIRGTSPKVWNAWKAKLLEDLFKGTARYLNSQNITAHSWLNERQDEALRLLRLYGFREDAHQPFWSKLDTVYFLRHDARDIAWHTRVLLTHINSEKPIVKAKLSESGEGLQVVVYTLDQPDLFAQICSFFERAGYSIFDAHIHTTTHGYALDTFYVFIPDSLNTSYRDLINYVEYELAQRIEKKLPLQAAPSARLSRQQKHFPVQTHVQLRADEKGKYFVLAIMAGDRPGLLSTIARILASNRIEIQSAKIMTLGERAEDNFLVSGSVLGDERARLQIENELLQALSPAK from the coding sequence ATGCGTTCCGTTACCGCCATTCGTGAATCGTACGCCACTGCTAAAGCCGCGCTACGCGAGCGTTTTACCGTGCCCTCCAAAGCCGCGCCACTATTGGGCGAGCTGGCACGTTTAACCGATACCACGCTGAGCGAGTTGTGGAATCGGCACGAATTTAACAGCGAGGTATTACTCGCTGCGGTAGGTGGTTACGGGCGTGGCGAACTATACCCCTCATCCGATATTGATTTACTGATTTTATTGCCCGACCAACCCAGCCCTGCGTTACTAGAAAAATTAGAAATTTTCGTTGGTGAGTTGTGGGATATCGGTCTTGAAGTCGGCCATTCGGTGCGCACGATTGCAGACTGCTTGAATGAAGCCGAAAAAGACATCACCGTCCAAACTGCGCTACTCGAATCGCGCTTGTTGGTCGGCGACGAGGCTCGCTTTGCCAGTTTTATGGATACGGTGCACCAGCACATTGATCCAAAAGAATTTTTTGACGCCAAACTGATCGAGCAGCAAGCGCGTTACGGCAAATTTCAAAACGCCACTTACAAGCTGGAACCGAATATCAAAGAAGCGCCGGGCGGCTTGCGCGATTTGCACTTAATCGGCTGGATCGCCGCTAGCCAGCGCCTTGGACGCGACTGGCACGCGCTCGCGGCGCTGGGCATGCTGACCTTTGAAGAAAACCAAAAACTGTGCGAGGCCGAACGCGTGCTACGCACCTATCGCATCGCCTTACACTGGCGCGCGCGCCGCCGCGAAGACCGCATTTTGTTTGACTATCAGCACCCGCTGGCGAAAGAGTTTGGCTTTGACGATTTATCCGCCGCCGGCCGCATTACGCAGCGCGCCTCCGAAGCGCTAATGGCCGAATATTATTTGGCCGCGCGCATCGTCACCCAGCTCGTTCCGGTCTTGGTGCAAGCGCTACGCGCGCGGATTTTCTCGTTTATCGGGCGGCAAACGATACAGATTTGCAATGATTTTCAGATTCGTGACGACTTACTGGAAATCACCGACCCTGCGCTGTTTGAGCGCAAACCGGAAAGCATTCTGGCGCTGTTTTTGCATTTCGAGCAGCGTCGCGAAGCGCGCGATATTGCGCCGGAAACGCTACGCGCGCTGTGGCATGCACGACATAAAATCGACGATGATTTCCTAGCCAACCCGCATAACCGGCAATTATTCATTGCGCTGTTCCGCGAGCCACGCGGCTTAACGCGTATTTTGCGCCGTATGAATCAATACGGCGTGTTGGGCCGCTATATTCCAGAATTCGGCGATATTGTCGGCCGCATGCAACATGATTTATTCCATGTTTACACCGTCGACGAACATACGCTGATGGTGCTGCGCAATGTGCGCCGCTTTGCGGTGAATGCCTTTACGCACGAATACCCGCTGTGCTCGCGCCTGCTGGAAGAGTTTGAACGACCAGAAGTACTGTATTTAGCCGCGCTGTTTCATGACATCGGCAAAGGCCGTGGTGGCGATCATTCGCAATTGGGCGCAGCGATTACCCGCCATTGGGTCGAACAGCACCCGCTGCCGCAAGACGATCGCGATTTGATTGTGTGGCTGGTGACACATCATTTAACCATGTCGTCGATTGCGCAGAAACAAGACGTGTACGACCCAGATGTGATCGCCGAATTCGCCGCGCTCGTCAAAGATCAACGTCATCTGAATGCGCTGTATTTGCTAACCGTGGCCGATATTCGCGGCACCAGCCCGAAAGTGTGGAATGCGTGGAAAGCCAAGCTGCTGGAAGACTTATTCAAAGGCACGGCGCGCTATCTGAATAGCCAAAACATTACCGCGCATTCATGGCTGAACGAGCGGCAAGACGAAGCACTACGCCTACTGCGCTTATATGGTTTCCGCGAAGACGCGCATCAGCCATTCTGGAGCAAACTTGATACAGTGTATTTCCTGCGCCATGATGCGCGCGATATTGCGTGGCATACGCGCGTTTTGCTGACGCATATCAATAGCGAAAAACCGATTGTAAAAGCCAAACTTTCCGAATCGGGCGAAGGCTTGCAAGTGGTCGTGTATACGCTCGATCAGCCGGATTTATTCGCACAAATTTGCAGCTTTTTTGAGCGCGCCGGTTACAGCATTTTCGATGCGCATATTCACACCACTACGCACGGCTACGCGCTTGATACTTTCTATGTCTTTATTCCAGATAGCCTCAATACCTCGTATCGCGATCTGATCAATTATGTCGAATACGAGCTGGCGCAGAGGATTGAGAAAAAACTGCCACTGCAAGCCGCGCCCAGCGCGCGACTATCGCGCCAGCAAAAGCATTTCCCGGTGCAAACGCACGTGCAATTGCGTGCCGATGAAAAAGGCAAATACTTCGTCTTGGCAATTATGGCAGGCGATCGACCCGGCTTGCTATCAACGATTGCGCGAATTTTGGCCAGCAACCGCATTGAAATTCAATCAGCCAAAATCATGACCTTGGGCGAGCGCGCCGAGGACAATTTCTTGGTCAGCGGCAGCGTGCTGGGTGACGAGCGTGCGCGTTTACAGATTGAAAATGAGTTATTGCAGGCGCTAAGTCCTGCGAAATAA
- the map gene encoding type I methionyl aminopeptidase: protein MTITIKTAGEIEKMRVAGRLGSEVLDYITPFIVPGVTTAELDRLCHEYMINVQGTIPAPLNYCPPGYIPYPKSICTSVNNVICHGIPNDKPLKNGDVVNLDITVIKDGYHGDNSRMFMVGDNVASHAKRLSQVTYDCMWIGIEQVKPGAHFGDIGAAIQKYAEKAGYSVVREFCGHGIGAVFHEEPQVLHYGKAGTGPVMQAGMIFTIEPMINAGKREIKQMNDGWTIVTKDRSLSAQWEHTILVTETGYEVLTLSAGSPAKPEKYLLG, encoded by the coding sequence ATGACAATTACGATTAAAACTGCAGGCGAAATCGAAAAAATGCGCGTGGCTGGCCGTTTGGGCAGCGAGGTGCTCGACTACATCACGCCTTTTATTGTGCCGGGCGTCACCACCGCTGAATTAGATCGCCTGTGCCATGAATATATGATCAATGTGCAGGGTACTATTCCAGCACCATTGAATTACTGCCCTCCTGGCTATATACCCTACCCTAAATCGATTTGCACTTCGGTGAATAATGTTATTTGCCACGGTATTCCAAACGACAAACCATTAAAAAATGGCGACGTGGTTAATCTGGATATCACAGTGATTAAAGACGGCTACCACGGCGACAATAGCCGCATGTTTATGGTTGGCGATAATGTCGCTAGCCACGCCAAACGTCTGTCGCAAGTGACTTACGACTGTATGTGGATCGGCATTGAGCAAGTGAAACCCGGTGCGCACTTTGGCGACATCGGCGCGGCGATTCAAAAATACGCCGAAAAAGCCGGCTATTCGGTGGTGCGTGAATTCTGCGGCCACGGCATCGGCGCCGTGTTTCACGAAGAGCCGCAAGTGTTGCACTACGGCAAAGCAGGTACTGGCCCTGTAATGCAAGCGGGGATGATTTTCACCATCGAGCCGATGATTAATGCCGGTAAACGCGAAATCAAACAAATGAACGACGGCTGGACGATTGTGACCAAAGATCGCAGCTTGTCGGCGCAGTGGGAGCACACCATTTTGGTGACTGAAACAGGTTACGAAGTTTTGACCTTGTCAGCCGGCTCACCCGCCAAACCAGAAAAATACCTGCTTGGGTAA
- the minE gene encoding cell division topological specificity factor MinE produces the protein MSILSYFFGEKKKTASVARERLQIILAHERSGRETPNYLPQLQRELVEVISKYVSIDPNDIKVQLDKKDDFEVLEVNIVLPEHRKQPTGQV, from the coding sequence ATGTCGATTCTGAGCTATTTCTTTGGCGAAAAGAAAAAAACCGCGTCGGTTGCACGTGAACGCCTACAAATCATTTTGGCCCACGAGCGTAGTGGCCGTGAAACGCCGAATTATCTGCCGCAATTGCAGCGGGAATTGGTTGAAGTGATTTCTAAATACGTCTCGATCGACCCGAACGATATTAAAGTTCAGCTCGATAAAAAAGACGATTTTGAAGTACTTGAAGTCAATATTGTCTTACCCGAGCATCGCAAACAGCCGACCGGCCAAGTTTAA
- the minD gene encoding septum site-determining protein MinD, translating into MAKIVVVTSGKGGVGKTTTSASFASGLALRGFKTAVIDFDVGLRNLDLIMGCERRVVYDFVNVIQGEATLRQALIKDKNCDNLFVLPASQTRDKDALSKEGVERVLNELKHDGFDYIVCDSPAGIETGAFLALYFADEAIVVTNPEVSSVRDSDRIIGILDAKSRKAEEGATVKTHLLITRYSPARVESGEMLSLDDVQHLLRIPLIGIIPESESVLQASNAGTPAIHNAGTDVSEAYKDVIGRFLGEEKPLRFIEVPKQPFWKRLFGG; encoded by the coding sequence GTGGCAAAAATCGTAGTCGTCACCTCTGGTAAAGGCGGCGTGGGTAAAACCACCACCAGCGCTAGTTTTGCATCGGGTTTAGCTTTGCGCGGCTTTAAAACTGCCGTTATCGACTTTGACGTGGGCTTGCGTAATCTGGACCTGATCATGGGTTGCGAGCGCCGCGTGGTTTACGATTTTGTTAACGTGATCCAAGGCGAAGCTACGCTGCGCCAAGCGCTGATCAAAGATAAAAACTGCGACAATCTATTTGTTTTGCCAGCTTCGCAAACTCGCGACAAAGATGCGCTATCGAAAGAAGGTGTTGAGCGCGTATTAAATGAATTGAAACACGACGGTTTTGATTACATCGTGTGCGATAGCCCTGCGGGTATCGAAACCGGTGCATTCCTGGCGCTGTATTTTGCCGATGAAGCGATTGTGGTCACCAACCCAGAAGTTTCGTCGGTACGCGATTCAGACCGCATTATCGGTATTTTGGACGCTAAATCACGTAAAGCCGAAGAAGGTGCAACGGTTAAAACTCATTTGCTGATTACCCGTTACAGTCCAGCGCGCGTTGAATCAGGCGAAATGCTCTCGCTGGATGATGTGCAACATCTGCTGCGCATCCCATTGATCGGGATTATTCCAGAATCAGAATCAGTGCTGCAGGCATCGAATGCTGGTACGCCAGCGATTCATAACGCCGGCACCGATGTGTCAGAAGCGTATAAAGATGTCATTGGCCGTTTCCTAGGCGAAGAAAAACCACTGCGCTTTATTGAAGTGCCAAAACAGCCGTTCTGGAAACGGTTGTTTGGAGGTTAA
- the minC gene encoding septum site-determining protein MinC, with translation MTSFAYPEQAASLFEFKSTTARLTAFIPVTTDCDQLQAALQAQLGGVDHFLAGEQIVFDFNSLPQIPSAVELVAMVNLLRQFALAPIAAQGGNRDQQVAAKEAGLVVLEESEIAASNNAPSNTPVPHQPETIAPQGATIITRPVRTGQQVYAKGGDLIVLALVSNGAEVIADGNIHVYAPLRGRALAGARGDTNARIFTTCMEAELVSIAGVYRSLDEALPDTLRAKPAQISLDQDKLLIDPLVNLN, from the coding sequence ATGACGAGTTTCGCCTACCCTGAACAAGCTGCTAGTTTGTTTGAATTTAAAAGTACCACCGCCCGCCTTACTGCTTTTATACCCGTCACGACCGATTGCGATCAATTACAAGCAGCACTTCAGGCGCAACTAGGCGGTGTTGATCACTTTTTAGCAGGCGAGCAAATCGTCTTTGATTTTAATAGCCTGCCACAAATTCCAAGCGCAGTTGAACTCGTGGCTATGGTGAATCTATTGCGCCAATTCGCGCTCGCGCCAATTGCAGCGCAAGGTGGCAATCGCGATCAGCAAGTGGCCGCCAAAGAAGCAGGCCTGGTGGTGCTTGAAGAGAGCGAAATTGCGGCAAGCAACAACGCACCATCGAATACCCCAGTACCGCATCAGCCTGAGACCATTGCACCACAAGGCGCTACCATCATTACCCGCCCTGTTCGCACCGGCCAGCAAGTATATGCCAAAGGCGGCGATCTGATCGTACTGGCGCTGGTATCGAATGGGGCCGAAGTGATTGCGGATGGCAATATTCATGTCTACGCCCCACTGCGCGGCCGCGCACTCGCAGGTGCACGCGGCGACACCAACGCGCGTATTTTCACCACCTGCATGGAAGCCGAATTGGTATCGATTGCCGGTGTTTACCGTAGTTTGGATGAGGCGCTGCCCGATACGCTGCGCGCAAAACCGGCACAAATTTCGCTCGATCAGGACAAGTTGCTGATCGATCCATTAGTGAATTTGAATTAA
- a CDS encoding kinase/pyrophosphorylase — MLMRRTAFFVSGRTGITVEILGHSLLSQFEDVTFNRIVLPFVDTLEKAEGVALQIRRQALIDGCRPLVFSTIADPKIREKIQVSDAQSFDFFAQFIGPLENELGVQSSHTIGRSHEITNFEEYNNRINAVNFSLNHDDGVMPRDLAEADLILVGVSRSGKTPTCLYMALQFGIKAANYPLTPEDFGQHTLPRLLLPYRNKLFGLTIDPERLRQIRQERKPDSRYCQLETCQFEVAEAEALMRQVGVPYLNTTRMSIEELATTIMHKTGLTRRAY, encoded by the coding sequence ATTTTAATGCGTCGAACTGCGTTTTTTGTCTCGGGCCGCACCGGGATTACCGTTGAAATTTTGGGCCATTCTTTGCTGTCACAATTTGAAGATGTCACGTTTAATCGTATCGTTTTACCCTTTGTCGATACGCTAGAAAAAGCCGAAGGCGTCGCTTTGCAAATTCGGCGGCAGGCCTTAATCGACGGCTGTCGCCCGCTGGTGTTTAGCACAATTGCTGACCCGAAAATCCGCGAAAAAATCCAAGTTTCTGACGCGCAATCATTTGATTTTTTTGCTCAATTCATTGGCCCACTGGAAAACGAACTCGGCGTGCAATCGTCGCACACCATCGGGCGCTCGCACGAAATCACCAATTTTGAGGAATACAATAATCGCATCAACGCGGTAAATTTTTCACTCAATCACGACGATGGCGTGATGCCGCGCGATTTAGCCGAGGCGGATTTAATTTTGGTCGGCGTATCGCGCTCGGGCAAAACGCCAACGTGTTTATATATGGCGCTGCAGTTCGGCATTAAGGCCGCCAACTATCCGCTGACACCTGAGGATTTTGGGCAACACACGCTACCCCGCCTATTGTTACCGTATCGTAATAAATTGTTTGGCTTGACGATCGACCCCGAACGTTTACGCCAAATCCGGCAAGAGCGTAAGCCTGACAGCCGCTATTGCCAGCTTGAAACCTGCCAATTTGAAGTCGCCGAAGCTGAAGCATTGATGCGGCAAGTGGGCGTGCCGTATCTGAATACCACGCGCATGTCGATTGAAGAGCTGGCCACCACCATCATGCACAAAACGGGGCTAACCCGCCGCGCGTATTGA
- the ppsA gene encoding phosphoenolpyruvate synthase encodes MTEKYVIDFAHLRMSDVEKVGGKNASLGEMISQLTEKGVRVPGGFATTAEAYRVFLAHEGLADRIDAALANLDVDDVKALAETGKQIRDWIMATPLPAQLEAEMAEHYAKLGDNVTVAVRSSATAEDLPDASFAGQQETFLNIVGYQNVVDAMKQVFASLYNDRAIAYRVHKGFDHKIVALSAGIQRMVRSDKGAAGVLFTIDTESGFDQVVFVTASYGLGETVVQGAVNPDEFFVHKPTLRAGRPAIVRRHLGGKAIKMEFDTASVAGKSVRTVDVDLAERRQFSISDDEVQELAQYALIIEEHYGRPMDVEWGRDGIDGKLYILQARPETVKSQESGNLTKFRMLESGDVLTEGRAIGQKIGQGRVRIIRDVSEMDRVQAGDVLVSDMTDPDWEPVMKRAAAIVTNRGGRTCHAAIIARELGIPAVVGCGDATRALREGDEVTVSCAEGDTGNVYAGLLKFERMDVSMTTLPQAPVKLMMNVGNPELAFEFAQLPNEGVGLARLEFIINRMIGIHPKALLAYPNVSTPLKTQIEERIAGYRSAVDFYVDKIAEGIATLGAAFYPKKVIVRLSDFKSNEYANLLGGPDYEPHEENPMIGFRGAARYVDKSFRDCFELECRAVKKVRDVMGLTNVEVMIPFVRTVKEAECVIELLERNGLKRGENGLRIIMMCEIPANAVLAEQFLQHFDGFSIGSNDMTQLTLGIDRDSGGPVSTSFDERNDAVKAMLSMSIKACRKLGKYVGICGQGPSDHPDFAQWLVEEGIETISLNPDTVIETWLFLANGGKK; translated from the coding sequence ATGACAGAAAAATATGTGATTGACTTTGCGCATCTGCGGATGAGTGATGTTGAAAAAGTAGGCGGAAAGAACGCGTCTTTGGGGGAAATGATCTCCCAGCTGACTGAAAAAGGCGTTCGTGTACCCGGCGGTTTTGCAACCACAGCCGAAGCTTATCGCGTATTTTTAGCTCATGAAGGTTTAGCCGATCGAATCGATGCAGCTTTAGCCAATTTAGACGTCGACGACGTTAAAGCCTTGGCCGAAACCGGTAAGCAAATCCGCGATTGGATTATGGCCACGCCCTTGCCGGCACAGCTCGAAGCTGAAATGGCTGAGCACTACGCCAAGCTCGGCGACAACGTCACCGTCGCGGTGCGCTCATCTGCGACTGCCGAAGACTTGCCCGATGCGTCTTTCGCCGGTCAGCAAGAGACTTTCCTCAATATTGTCGGCTACCAAAATGTTGTCGACGCGATGAAGCAGGTGTTCGCGTCGCTGTATAACGACCGCGCGATTGCGTATCGCGTGCACAAAGGCTTTGATCATAAAATCGTCGCGTTGTCGGCCGGTATTCAGCGCATGGTGCGTTCGGACAAAGGCGCAGCGGGTGTGTTGTTTACGATTGATACCGAGTCGGGTTTCGATCAAGTTGTGTTCGTGACCGCTTCCTACGGTTTGGGCGAAACCGTGGTGCAGGGCGCGGTGAATCCGGATGAGTTTTTTGTGCACAAACCCACGCTGCGCGCAGGTCGTCCAGCGATTGTGCGCCGCCATCTCGGTGGCAAAGCGATTAAGATGGAATTCGATACCGCATCGGTCGCAGGTAAATCGGTGCGCACCGTTGACGTTGACCTGGCCGAGCGCCGCCAGTTTTCGATTTCGGATGATGAAGTGCAAGAATTGGCGCAATACGCACTGATCATCGAAGAGCACTACGGCCGCCCCATGGATGTCGAGTGGGGGCGTGATGGCATCGACGGCAAGCTGTATATCTTGCAAGCGCGCCCAGAAACGGTGAAATCGCAAGAGTCGGGCAATCTCACCAAATTCCGCATGCTAGAGAGCGGTGACGTGCTGACCGAAGGCCGTGCGATTGGCCAGAAAATCGGTCAGGGTCGCGTGCGCATTATTCGCGATGTGTCCGAGATGGATCGTGTGCAAGCGGGCGATGTGCTGGTGTCAGACATGACCGACCCGGACTGGGAACCGGTAATGAAGCGCGCGGCAGCGATTGTTACCAACCGCGGTGGCCGCACCTGTCACGCGGCGATTATTGCGCGTGAACTCGGAATTCCGGCGGTCGTTGGTTGTGGCGATGCGACGCGTGCGCTGCGTGAAGGCGACGAGGTGACCGTATCGTGCGCCGAAGGCGATACCGGCAATGTCTACGCTGGCTTGCTCAAATTCGAGCGCATGGATGTATCAATGACCACCTTGCCGCAAGCGCCGGTGAAATTGATGATGAACGTCGGTAATCCAGAGCTGGCGTTTGAATTTGCGCAATTACCGAATGAAGGCGTTGGCTTGGCGCGCTTGGAATTCATTATCAACCGCATGATTGGTATTCACCCGAAAGCGCTGCTGGCTTATCCGAATGTTTCAACGCCGCTAAAAACCCAGATCGAAGAGCGCATTGCCGGCTATCGCTCGGCGGTCGATTTTTACGTCGATAAAATCGCCGAAGGCATCGCCACGCTGGGCGCGGCGTTCTACCCGAAAAAAGTCATCGTGCGCTTGTCTGATTTCAAATCAAACGAATACGCCAACCTGCTCGGCGGGCCAGACTACGAGCCGCACGAAGAAAACCCGATGATCGGTTTCCGTGGCGCGGCGCGCTACGTCGATAAATCATTCCGCGATTGCTTCGAACTTGAATGTCGCGCGGTGAAAAAAGTGCGTGATGTGATGGGCCTAACCAACGTCGAAGTGATGATCCCCTTCGTGCGTACCGTCAAAGAAGCTGAATGCGTGATCGAATTGCTGGAACGCAATGGCCTGAAACGCGGCGAAAATGGCTTGCGCATCATTATGATGTGCGAAATTCCCGCCAACGCGGTGCTGGCTGAGCAATTCTTGCAGCATTTCGATGGCTTCTCGATCGGCTCAAACGATATGACGCAATTGACGCTCGGGATCGACCGCGATTCCGGTGGCCCAGTATCAACGAGCTTTGACGAGCGCAACGATGCGGTTAAAGCGATGTTGAGTATGTCGATCAAAGCCTGCCGCAAACTCGGCAAATACGTCGGCATCTGTGGCCAAGGCCCGTCGGATCACCCTGATTTCGCGCAGTGGTTGGTCGAGGAGGGGATTGAAACGATTTCGCTCAATCCCGATACGGTGATCGAGACTTGGCTGTTCTTGGCGAATGGTGGCAAGAAATAA
- a CDS encoding YbaN family protein: MQRYAKPLLILAGFLALALAVLGVILPGLPTTPFLLLATACFAKSSPRLHRWLLANRLFGPIIADWEQHHAISMRVKCIAIGCMLVMSGLSLWQFAGRPWLQGGLIVVAIIGGTYVWRIPTRLKD; the protein is encoded by the coding sequence ATGCAACGCTACGCCAAACCCTTGCTGATCCTCGCCGGTTTTTTGGCGCTGGCCTTGGCCGTGCTCGGCGTAATCCTACCGGGTTTGCCCACCACCCCCTTTCTACTACTCGCCACAGCCTGCTTTGCCAAAAGCTCGCCACGACTACACCGCTGGCTACTCGCCAATCGCCTGTTTGGCCCCATCATTGCCGACTGGGAACAACACCACGCGATCTCAATGCGCGTTAAATGCATCGCCATCGGCTGCATGCTGGTGATGAGTGGATTGTCGCTATGGCAGTTTGCGGGGAGGCCTTGGCTGCAGGGTGGTTTGATTGTGGTGGCGATTATCGGTGGGACGTATGTCTGGCGGATACCGACTCGGCTTAAAGATTGA
- a CDS encoding inorganic phosphate transporter codes for MLDLFSGMALWPALMLALALFFVLAYEFINGFHDTANAVATVIYTKAMPAHLAVIGSGIFNFLGVILGGLGVAYAIVHLLPVDLLLNVGVGHGLYMVYALLAAAIIWNLGTWYFGIPASSSHTLIGSIMGVGIANAMMNNQYWLSGINVKKAIDIMLSLLISPTIGLVMAGLMLLALKKWRPTSRMHMTPEERKQLDGKKHPPFWTRTTLIASAMGMSFAHGSNDGQKGIGLLMLVLIGLAPAKYALDMESSAYQIERTVDAAQHMGEFYTKNRERLNGSLDLKYNADHPLPALFKCESSTTLPAIATLTSTLNNVQSYSQINGEQRRVVRRILLCLDDTAKKASKLDILNKQEKSDLDKLRKDLNVTTEYAPQWVIIAVALALGLGTMVGWKRIVLTVGEKIGNKGMTYAQGNAAQITAASAIGIASWTGMPVSTTHILSSAVAGTMVANKSGLQGGTVKSILMAWVLTLPVTMLLSGGLFWAASVLFA; via the coding sequence ATGCTTGATCTGTTTTCTGGCATGGCGCTCTGGCCCGCCTTGATGCTGGCATTGGCGCTGTTCTTTGTTCTGGCCTACGAATTTATCAACGGTTTTCACGATACCGCCAACGCGGTTGCGACGGTGATCTACACCAAAGCGATGCCAGCGCATTTGGCAGTGATCGGCTCTGGGATTTTCAACTTCTTGGGCGTGATTTTGGGCGGCTTGGGCGTAGCCTATGCCATCGTGCATTTGCTGCCGGTTGATCTATTGCTCAACGTCGGCGTCGGCCATGGCTTGTATATGGTGTACGCACTGCTGGCGGCGGCGATTATCTGGAATTTGGGTACCTGGTACTTTGGTATTCCAGCGTCTAGCTCGCACACGCTGATTGGCTCGATTATGGGCGTCGGCATCGCTAATGCGATGATGAATAATCAGTACTGGCTGTCGGGCATTAATGTGAAAAAAGCGATCGACATTATGTTGTCGCTACTCATTTCACCGACGATTGGCTTGGTGATGGCGGGCTTGATGCTGTTGGCGCTGAAAAAATGGCGCCCTACTTCGCGCATGCATATGACGCCGGAAGAGCGCAAACAGCTGGATGGTAAAAAACACCCCCCGTTTTGGACCCGCACCACGCTGATCGCTTCTGCGATGGGGATGAGCTTTGCGCATGGCTCAAATGACGGCCAAAAAGGCATTGGCTTATTGATGTTGGTATTGATCGGTTTGGCGCCGGCCAAATACGCGCTTGATATGGAAAGCAGCGCATATCAAATCGAGCGCACTGTTGATGCCGCGCAGCATATGGGCGAGTTTTACACCAAAAATCGCGAGCGTTTAAATGGCTCACTCGATCTGAAATACAATGCAGATCACCCGCTGCCAGCGCTGTTTAAATGCGAATCTTCAACCACATTACCAGCGATTGCGACACTCACCAGCACCTTGAACAATGTACAAAGCTACAGCCAAATCAATGGCGAGCAACGCCGCGTCGTGCGCCGTATCTTGTTGTGTCTGGACGATACAGCCAAGAAAGCGAGCAAGCTCGATATTTTGAACAAGCAAGAAAAATCGGACCTCGACAAGCTGCGTAAAGATCTGAATGTCACCACCGAATACGCGCCACAATGGGTGATCATTGCCGTGGCCTTAGCACTGGGTTTGGGCACGATGGTCGGCTGGAAACGCATTGTACTGACCGTCGGCGAAAAAATCGGCAATAAAGGCATGACCTACGCGCAAGGTAACGCCGCGCAAATTACCGCCGCCAGCGCGATTGGTATCGCCAGCTGGACTGGTATGCCCGTGTCCACCACACATATCTTGTCATCTGCCGTAGCCGGCACAATGGTCGCCAATAAGAGCGGCCTGCAAGGTGGCACGGTTAAATCAATCTTGATGGCGTGGGTACTCACGCTGCCAGTGACGATGCTGCTCTCCGGTGGCCTATTCTGGGCCGCCAGCGTGCTGTTTGCCTAA